GGCCTGTATATGCTGCCCGCCGGGATCTCACCCTGGCGGTCGATTTCCTCCCAAGCCGGCCGGCCCTCTCGCTTCCGGAGGCGGCCGGCCGATCTAACTATTCCATAAGAACCGGGTGTTGTCAAAGACCTGCGGAAGATTCCGGAAAGAGACAGTGCCGAACAGCCGGCTTTCGGGCTGAGGCATCCGAATGCCGGGATCGACCCGTGGTTGACAGGCGCGGGGCTTCTATGAGATATGATAGGCGCGCCTGAGGTCACCCGCAAAACCCGCCTTATCCCCCGCGTGGGGAGTGTGCAAGCCGATGGCGGTGCCCGCCCCACCCCATCTCCACTTTCTCCCCCCGGGAAGGAGAGGGGGCGGACGCGGCAACCTGCACGAGTTCCGGAAGAAGCGATAATACAAGAGGAGGGAAGGCGATGAGACTCCCGGTCCGCTGCACCGTCATCTGCTTCCGGCGGAGCACCGCCTGTCACACGAGCCTGGAAGCCTGCGGAACATCCGTCTTCGCTCCACTCGGAATGGGGTGTTGCAGCCCGGTCTCCCCGCGGCAGAATCGGAAGCGTCCTTGAGGCACGTTGAAGAGCCGAATCGGCAGCGCGCGGATCGTGCCCTCACACCGCTGCTCGTACTGGGCGCGGGACGGAGCGGCACGACGCTCCTCATGCAACTGTTGGGCTCGTCCCCGCAGATTCTGTTTGACCGCGTATACCCGTTTGAGGTGCGGTACTTTACCTATCTTCTGCGTTGGGCACTGGTGCTGCATCAGGAGTGGCAGCCCGGCAATAGCTGGGGCCCGGCAGAGATCTTTACTCCACCGGACGGGCGAATAGGACCGTTCCCCTACGTCGGCGCCCCGCTCTGGGAACATCAGCAGTTATGGACCCGATGTTTTACCGCGGCGTGGGGGGAATTCTCCCGGAGTGCCGGTATCCGCGCGCATAGAGACGGGCCCACCCTCACGCCACCGCTCTACTATGCGGAAAAGATTCCGTTTTGGGTACCGGCGTACGTTCGGCAGGTCATCCCATACAAGATCATTCTGCTGGTGCGTGATCCTCGGGATATCTTCTTATCCATTACGGCGTTTGACAGGAAACGCGGCTTTCCCGGGTTCACCCGCCGTCCTGAAGATGACGACTGGACGTTTGCCGTGCGATTCGTGGCGTTGTGCCGGGAACGGTTCAAGGTCCAGCGCGAAGAGACTGGCTCGCCGGGCAGCATTCTGGTAAAATACGAGCGCTTGGCGATCGATCCGGAGGGCGAGGCGCAACGACTCAGTCAGTGGTTGGGCGTGACACTCGATGTCGGCGGCGTTGACAATCACGTGCCATATCTTGCACGCCATATGACCAGCGAGAGCCCGCGCGAATCCGTCGAACGCTGGCGCCGCGAGTTATCGGCGAAGTTGAACAGGTTCTTTGTACAGGAACTTCGTGAAGAGCTGCAGCACTTCGGCTACGAGACGTGATTCCACGGGCTTACGTGACCCCCACGTGGGCGTGATCATTTTCCCGCATAAAGAGGTCTCCAGAGGCTCCTGGACGCGCCGGAGATGCTGCAGGCGATGCGCAAAATATCCGGCCGATATGCTCGCCTCAATGAAGGCCCATGTCACTGGGCTGAAGGAGATCCACGATGATGCCACCCACGACAGCCATCCAAAGGAAGGGCCGTGTGTGTCATGTCTGAGGTTGTCTGCTCACGTCCGGCAGCGGGACGCTGCGTTACGGGAACAGCCTCTGCGCGTATCGAAGTCGGCAAGGGGAATCAGCGAACGTGATGCAGAGGCCCGCCGCCCTCGTGAACCGTTGCAACCTATCCTTTCACTCAAGTCGTAGAAGCTGATGGTGCCGCTTCGGTGGTTGCGCCACCCCGTCCGTACCCTGCTCGGTAAGGATCGGGTTGCGACCAAACTCGCGTACTATAAGGTCGCGCTGGTGCGGACCTATCTGTATTACCGAAAAACAGGTCTTAAGGCGACAGCACGCAGGATTACCGCTGAGTTGCGTGCTATTCGCGCCAAATCCCCTCATCCAGCTTTGGGCCTGTCCGAGCTGGTGAATGTCTGCGATATCCACCCTGTGTCTGGAGATATTTCTGGTCGAATTGCCGTCCACGCCCATGTCCACTACTCTGATGTGACAACAGAACTTGCGTCTTATCTAAGGAATATACCTTTCGCATTCGACCTGTTCGTGTCGGTCTCAACGGAGGAGGCCCGCGATATCTGTGATCGGGTATTTTCACAACTACCACAGGCTGGTCGAGTGACCGTGGATCTGGTAGAAAATCGTGGCCGGGATATCGCACCGATGATTTACCATTTTGGCGCCCGGCTGGCGACATACGACTATATCTGTCATGTGCACACCAAGAAATCTGTTTATTCACAAGGAAGGATGGCCGGCTGGCGGGAATATCTTTTCCGTCAGCTCCTGGGCAGCGAGGATCAGGTTAGGCGGATCTTTTCCATGTTTGAAAGTAACCCAAGCGCCGGGATCATTTATCCTCAAAATTACGAGCATCTGCCTTATTGGGGTAATACCTGGCTATCCAACAGAGTGTTGGGTTCTCAGATGTGCCGGCAGATGGGGATCAACGACGTGCCGGAAGGGTATTTCGACTACCCGGCAGGGTCAATGTTCTGGGCCAGGAGTAAGGCCATTCAGAATCTTTTCTCCGCCGATATCAGACTGATGGACTTTCCTCAGGAGGCGGGTCAGACTGATGGTTCTTTGGCGCACTGTGTTGAGCGGCTGTTGGTTCTCGTCGCCAAGTACGTCGGCTACACGCCATTGATTCTGGCCGATCCTTTTTCCCCGAGCTGGTCAAAGTGGAGATTCGACCGCTATATGGCCAGGACGCTTGATGACATCAAAGCGTTGTTGGACGTTAAACATGTTAAAGTAGTGGCCTTCGATGTTTTTGATACGCTTCTTATTCGTCCACTTATCCATCCCGAAACCATAAAAACAATCGTCGGACACCGCAGCCGGGAAATGGTCGGCGATGATTATGCCGGAATACGGGCCTATACGGAAGAAATGGCACGTTCACGTTTAGGGCGAGATGTAGGGCTTGAGGACATTTATGCCGAGTTCGCATCGTTGACAGGCAAACCGATCAATGAGGTAGCGGATCTCTGCGCCGTGGAGGAGCAAGTCGAACTGGATCTGGTTTCTCCCCGACCGGAGTGTATAGATATCTTCAACCACGCAATAGGCAGCGGTAAACGTGTCGTTCTGGTGAGCGACATGTTTTTGCCTCGCCGTATTGTAGAGAAAATGCTCTCGAACAACGGGGTCATAGGATATCATGCGCTCTATTTATCCTCGGATGTCGGTGTTCGCAAAGATACCGGAGCGTTATACAGGTTATTGCTGGAACGGGAGCAGCTTGCTCCGGGCGAGCTTCTCGTAGTGGGCGATAACGAACACTCCGATGTGCAGGTTCCAATGAATCTTGGAATTCAAGTATGTCATGTTTTGCGGCCCGTCGAAATCGCCCGGGCATTGCCCAGATTTTCCAGAATCATCGAAAGGGTTCGGACGAAAGGTGACCTCGACGAGCAGTTGATGCTCGGATTGGTGATACGCAAGCTTTTCGGACCGATCTGTTATCGGTTGTTTGATCCTGCCAGCCTGATTTACGGCGGACCAGAGCATATTGGATATGCCGTGGTCGGCCCTGTCATCTTAAGTTTTTGTTTATGGCTGATGGATACGGCAAAACAAGACCAAATCGAAAGACTGCACTTTCTGGCCCGCGAAGGTCAACTGCTGAAGGCGGTGTACGATCGAGTTGCCGCGCATGTTCAGGAGGCGGTTCCTTCCGCATATCTCGTATTGTCCCGTCGGGCCGTTACAGTGCCGATGATTGAATCGGTTGATGATATCTACCGGATTGCCGGAGACTCCGAGTACTTTCCGAATGAGTTGGACGAGTTTCTGAAATACCGATATGGAGTTGTATTGGACGAGAACGATCGTAAGAATCTGTACGAGAAAGGTCTGTGGAAGGAACAGAAAAAACTGGAACTACCAAGAGATATGCTTGAGCTGAAGCCGGTCCTCAAAGAATTAACAGAGAAAATAATTGCTCATAGTCGCATAGAGCGCCCCGGTTTGACCGAATATTTAAATCGTATAGGGCTGGACGGCGGCACATCGGCGGCAGTTGTCGATGTCGGCTATTCCGCGACCATTCAGGGGAAACTGTCATGCCTTCTCAGGAAGCCGATCCACGGTTATTATATGCTGACATCGGCGAGATCTCGCGAAATCTGCAATGCGCACAATACGTTCGCGCGCGGATACTATGGCGATCAGATCAACGGGGACGAATCCGATCTGTCTCCGCTTTGGCGAAGAAGTTTTGAACTGGAAACATTTCTGAGCTCCAACGATCCGCAGGTGATCTGTTATGTGCTGGACAACGATGGCGAACCCGAGGCGGTATTTCAAGAGGCGGAGACCGCGCAACAATCCTCGAAAACTCGTGCCGGTATTCATAGCGGGATCACCTCGTTCGTAGATGACTTTTTCTCGCTCCGGAATAGTGTATATCCGGAACTCAAACTGCCGGCGATTCTTCCAGAAATGTTGTTTGAGGAATTCGTTGAAAATATATCGAGTTCGGAACGCGAGATACTCTCAAGTCTTATGCTGGATGATCATTATTGTGGACGCGGTATTGTTCCGATCGGTTAAAGACGAGCCTGTAAGTTATCGCTGGACATTATGATGCAGTCTGTTCCACAGGTTAGTGTGATCATTCCGCTCTATAATCACGAGTTATACGTCGAGGAGGCGGTTCGTTCCGTTTTGGAGCAGTCCTGTACGAATCTTGAGCTGATCGTTATTAACGATGGTTCGACGGATGGCTCCGAGGCGGTCGTGAAGCGCATCAACGATGGGCGAATACGATACTACTCACAGGAAAATCGAGGAGCCCATGAGGCGTTAAACCGAGGTATCGATCGTGCTCGGGGGGCCTATGTCGCCGTCCTCAACTCCGACGATATCTATCATCCCAGGCGTATTGAGGAGGCCTTGAAGATCCTGGAGTATGACCACGAGGTCGCAGGGGTCTTCACCTATATTGAGTTGATCGATGCGAAAGGCGAGTTGTTGGGGATCAAGCGAGGGGCGGAGGATAACTGGACCGGGCAGAGCGCCGAGAGCTCTTTCCGGGAGGAGCATGATACCGTCCTTGATCTGCTGGCCGGAAACTTCCTGCATACCACCTCGAATCTGATCTGCCGAAGAGAGGTGTTTGATCGGATTGGTCTCTTTGCGAATCTACGCTATACGCACGACTACGAGTTTTATCTGCGACT
Above is a genomic segment from Candidatus Methylomirabilis lanthanidiphila containing:
- a CDS encoding glycosyl transferase, translated to MQSVPQVSVIIPLYNHELYVEEAVRSVLEQSCTNLELIVINDGSTDGSEAVVKRINDGRIRYYSQENRGAHEALNRGIDRARGAYVAVLNSDDIYHPRRIEEALKILEYDHEVAGVFTYIELIDAKGELLGIKRGAEDNWTGQSAESSFREEHDTVLDLLAGNFLHTTSNLICRREVFDRIGLFANLRYTHDYEFYLRLCAQYRVAMIRTPLLKYRFHEANTLAGDSAASRFETGMVLADFLLTYDLRKILGEGSGQLYRLTKLYNSIRTYDTDRIIMLLLLLGLKGDVRARFWELFADGCGNPFRGACIDSLAHTHDLCAVKETLRWQQAQTETWWAKAQEWKAALEQ
- a CDS encoding Sulfotransferase domain protein → MLQPGLPAAESEASLRHVEEPNRQRADRALTPLLVLGAGRSGTTLLMQLLGSSPQILFDRVYPFEVRYFTYLLRWALVLHQEWQPGNSWGPAEIFTPPDGRIGPFPYVGAPLWEHQQLWTRCFTAAWGEFSRSAGIRAHRDGPTLTPPLYYAEKIPFWVPAYVRQVIPYKIILLVRDPRDIFLSITAFDRKRGFPGFTRRPEDDDWTFAVRFVALCRERFKVQREETGSPGSILVKYERLAIDPEGEAQRLSQWLGVTLDVGGVDNHVPYLARHMTSESPRESVERWRRELSAKLNRFFVQELREELQHFGYET
- a CDS encoding ?-D-glucose-1-phosphatase, with the translated sequence MVPLRWLRHPVRTLLGKDRVATKLAYYKVALVRTYLYYRKTGLKATARRITAELRAIRAKSPHPALGLSELVNVCDIHPVSGDISGRIAVHAHVHYSDVTTELASYLRNIPFAFDLFVSVSTEEARDICDRVFSQLPQAGRVTVDLVENRGRDIAPMIYHFGARLATYDYICHVHTKKSVYSQGRMAGWREYLFRQLLGSEDQVRRIFSMFESNPSAGIIYPQNYEHLPYWGNTWLSNRVLGSQMCRQMGINDVPEGYFDYPAGSMFWARSKAIQNLFSADIRLMDFPQEAGQTDGSLAHCVERLLVLVAKYVGYTPLILADPFSPSWSKWRFDRYMARTLDDIKALLDVKHVKVVAFDVFDTLLIRPLIHPETIKTIVGHRSREMVGDDYAGIRAYTEEMARSRLGRDVGLEDIYAEFASLTGKPINEVADLCAVEEQVELDLVSPRPECIDIFNHAIGSGKRVVLVSDMFLPRRIVEKMLSNNGVIGYHALYLSSDVGVRKDTGALYRLLLEREQLAPGELLVVGDNEHSDVQVPMNLGIQVCHVLRPVEIARALPRFSRIIERVRTKGDLDEQLMLGLVIRKLFGPICYRLFDPASLIYGGPEHIGYAVVGPVILSFCLWLMDTAKQDQIERLHFLAREGQLLKAVYDRVAAHVQEAVPSAYLVLSRRAVTVPMIESVDDIYRIAGDSEYFPNELDEFLKYRYGVVLDENDRKNLYEKGLWKEQKKLELPRDMLELKPVLKELTEKIIAHSRIERPGLTEYLNRIGLDGGTSAAVVDVGYSATIQGKLSCLLRKPIHGYYMLTSARSREICNAHNTFARGYYGDQINGDESDLSPLWRRSFELETFLSSNDPQVICYVLDNDGEPEAVFQEAETAQQSSKTRAGIHSGITSFVDDFFSLRNSVYPELKLPAILPEMLFEEFVENISSSEREILSSLMLDDHYCGRGIVPIG